The proteins below come from a single Zea mays cultivar B73 chromosome 8, Zm-B73-REFERENCE-NAM-5.0, whole genome shotgun sequence genomic window:
- the LOC101202705 gene encoding putative ubiquitin-conjugating enzyme family, whose translation MANSNLPRRIIKETQRLLSEPAPGISASPSEENMRYFNVMILGPAQSPYEGGVFKLELFLPEEYPMAAPKVRFLTKIYHPNIDKLGRICLDILKDKWSPALQIRTVLLSIQALLSAPNPDDPLSDNIAKHWKANEVEAVETAKEWTRLYASGA comes from the exons ATGGCCAACAGCAACCTCCCGCGGCGGATCATCAAG GAGACTCAGCGGCTGCTCAGCGAGCCAG CACCGGGGATCAGCGCGTCGCCCTCGGAGGAGAACATGCGCTACTTCAACGTTATGATCCTTGGGCCGGCGCAGTCGCCCTATGAAG GTGGAGTTTTTAAGCTTGAACTCTTTTTACCTGAGGAATATCCAATGGCTGCCCCAAAG GTTAGGTTTCTGACAAAGATTTATCATCCCAACATCGACAAG CTTGGTAGGATATGCCTCGACATTCTCAAGGACAAATGGAGCCCAGCACTTCAGATTCGAACAGTTCTTTTGAG TATACAGGCTCTACTGAGTGCGCCAAATCCAGACGACCCTCTTTCGGATAACATTGCAAAGCACTGGAAAGCCAATGAAGTAGAAGCTGTCGAAACAG CTAAGGAGTGGACTCGCCTGTATGCGAGCGGTGCATGA
- the LOC100275164 gene encoding protein enabled homolog isoform X1, which translates to MANLPDADAAGFKLFGKVIQPPDAQRAAGDGDGAGAPPPSPPVLPPPPPPPPPPPQPLPLQQAAGAGGTGGEPLPCPRCGSRETRDENGRKRLDYHFHPYGRPSSATSTTTTCGSRATSAAPAAATGRPAARSAAWPPRPRAAAGRARTPDRPPPPRRRPPPQPPGRWAGSVDSSAVVGAAGGQVCSARFASLRTGPGASFPRDAVT; encoded by the exons ATGGCCAACCTCCCAGACGCCGACGCCGCGGGGTTCAAGCTCTTCGGCAAGGTCATCCAGCCCCCCGACGCGCAGCGCGCCGCGGGCGATGGCGATGGCGCTGGCGCCCCTCCGCCGTCGCCGCCGgtccttcctcctcctcctcctcctcccccgcCCCCGCCGCAGCCTCTGCCCCTGCAgcaggcggccggggccgggggcaCCGGCGGCGAGCCGCTGCCGTGCCCGCGGTGCGGCAGCCGGGagactagggatgaaaacggtcggaaacg tttggattaccactttcatccctacgGGAGACCAAGTTCTGCTACTTCAACAACTACAACGTGCGGCAGCCGCGCCACCTCTGCCGCGCCTGCCGCCGCTACTGGACGGCCGGCGGCGCGCTCCGCCGCGTGGCCTCCGCGTCCCCGGGCCGCCGCAGGCCGCGCCCGAACGCCcgatcggccgccgccgccgcggcgccgTCCGCCTCCGCAGCCGCCAGGGAGGTGGGCGGGGAGCGTTGACTCGTCGGCGGTCGTAGGGGCGGCGGGTGGCCAGGTGTGCTCCGCACGCTTCGCTTCGCTTCGCACGGGGCCGGGGGCTTCCTTCCCGCGTGACGCCGTGACGTGA
- the LOC100275164 gene encoding dof zinc finger protein 5 isoform X3 encodes MANLPDADAAGFKLFGKVIQPPDAQRAAGDGDGAGAPPPSPPVLPPPPPPPPPPPQPLPLQQAAGAGGTGGEPLPCPRCGSRETKFCYFNNYNVRQPRHLCRACRRYWTAGGALRRVASASPGRRRPRPNARSAAAAAAPSASAAAREVGGER; translated from the exons ATGGCCAACCTCCCAGACGCCGACGCCGCGGGGTTCAAGCTCTTCGGCAAGGTCATCCAGCCCCCCGACGCGCAGCGCGCCGCGGGCGATGGCGATGGCGCTGGCGCCCCTCCGCCGTCGCCGCCGgtccttcctcctcctcctcctcctcccccgcCCCCGCCGCAGCCTCTGCCCCTGCAgcaggcggccggggccgggggcaCCGGCGGCGAGCCGCTGCCGTGCCCGCGGTGCGGCAGC cgGGAGACCAAGTTCTGCTACTTCAACAACTACAACGTGCGGCAGCCGCGCCACCTCTGCCGCGCCTGCCGCCGCTACTGGACGGCCGGCGGCGCGCTCCGCCGCGTGGCCTCCGCGTCCCCGGGCCGCCGCAGGCCGCGCCCGAACGCCcgatcggccgccgccgccgcggcgccgTCCGCCTCCGCAGCCGCCAGGGAGGTGGGCGGGGAGCGTTGA
- the LOC100275164 gene encoding formin-like protein 18 isoform X2: MANLPDADAAGFKLFGKVIQPPDAQRAAGDGDGAGAPPPSPPVLPPPPPPPPPPPQPLPLQQAAGAGGTGGEPLPCPRCGSRETRDENGRKRYLFVWITTFIPTGDQVLLLQQLQRAAAAPPLPRLPPLLDGRRRAPPRGLRVPGPPQAAPERPIGRRRRGAVRLRSRQGGGRGALTRRRS, from the exons ATGGCCAACCTCCCAGACGCCGACGCCGCGGGGTTCAAGCTCTTCGGCAAGGTCATCCAGCCCCCCGACGCGCAGCGCGCCGCGGGCGATGGCGATGGCGCTGGCGCCCCTCCGCCGTCGCCGCCGgtccttcctcctcctcctcctcctcccccgcCCCCGCCGCAGCCTCTGCCCCTGCAgcaggcggccggggccgggggcaCCGGCGGCGAGCCGCTGCCGTGCCCGCGGTGCGGCAGCCGGGagactagggatgaaaacggtcggaaacggtatttattcg tttggattaccactttcatccctacgGGAGACCAAGTTCTGCTACTTCAACAACTACAACGTGCGGCAGCCGCGCCACCTCTGCCGCGCCTGCCGCCGCTACTGGACGGCCGGCGGCGCGCTCCGCCGCGTGGCCTCCGCGTCCCCGGGCCGCCGCAGGCCGCGCCCGAACGCCcgatcggccgccgccgccgcggcgccgTCCGCCTCCGCAGCCGCCAGGGAGGTGGGCGGGGAGCGTTGACTCGTCGGCGGTCGTAG
- the LOC100384340 gene encoding Protein CONSERVED ONLY IN THE GREEN LINEAGE 160, chloroplastic yields MSLLAVASSTRAAAVRPLCASAASDEAVPAPAVADTAGRRPVKVILPKKKPQKWSTGMAPGEYGGGPATIKPRKYWWGKEDRDPVGNTDDFIWNKDFLPHMERVIANGGADAEPTITRLAPVDEEGESGFLSINRAMSLDSVEVDLSQELQAPTRPILQTQVEAAWRGRAIGAEAVNGASAPRWRLVPTRREQAKWDRAAKAATGGSDVILRESKSRVQQGDPKVLAARSREDYLQLKQRLQWFTLGIGGVGVISAYISYTPEIAVSFGAGLIGSLVYLRMLGTSIDSLAGGTGETVKSAAAQPRLLIPVVLVMMYNRWNQILVPDYGFMQLELIPMLVGFFTYKIATFAQAIQDSIPPVGNREG; encoded by the exons ATGTCGCTGCTCGCCGTCGCCTCCTCCACCCGCGCCGCGGCAGTGCGGCCGCTGTGCGCCTCGGCGGCCTCGGACGAGGCGGTGCCGGCGCCTGCTGTGGCGGATACCGCAGGGCGGAGGCCGGTGAAGGTGATCCTACCAAAGAAGAAACCGCAGAAGTGGTCGACGGGGATGGCACCGGGTGAGTACGGCGGTGGGCCGGCCACCATCAAGCCGCGCAAGTACTGGTGGGGGAAGGAGGACCGCGACCCCGTGGGGAACACCGACGACTTCATCTGGAACAAGGACTTCCTCCCCCACATGGAACGCGTCATCGCCAACGGCGGCGCCGATGCAGAACCCACCATCACCCGCCTTGCGCCG GTGGATGAGGAGGGGGAGTCCGGGTTTCTGAGCATCAACCGCGCAATGAGCCTTGACAG CGTGGAGGTTGATCTGAGCCAGGAGCTTCAGGCGCCGACCAGGCCAATCTTGCAAACCCAGGTTGAGGCTGCCTGGAGAGGACGGGCAATTGGTGCTGAG GCTGTGAATGGAGCCAGCGCTCCTAGATGGAGGCTAGTCCCTACTCGCAGGGAGCAGGCAAAGTGGGACAGAGCGGCCAAGGCAGCCACTGGTGGAAGT GATGTTATACTAAGGGAGTCAAAGTCAAGAGTGCAGCAAGGAGACCCTAAGGTATTGGCAGCTCGGTCCAGAGAAGACTACTTACAG CTGAAACAAAGATTACAGTGGTTCACTTTAGGCATTGGTGGCGTTGGTGTAATCTCTGCTTATATTTCATACACTCCTGAAATTGCTGTCAG CTTTGGTGCAGGGTTGATTGGATCATTGGTGTATCTCCGCATGCTTGGAACCAGTATAGATTCCCTAGCAGGTGGAACTGGAGAAACTGTCAA GAGTGCTGCTGCACAACCAAGGTTGCTTATTCCAGTGGTACTTGTGATGATGTATAACAGATGGAATCA GATATTAGTTCCGGATTATGGTTTCATGCAGCTTGAGTTAATACCAATGCTTGTTGGGTTTTTTACCTATAAGATTGCTACATTCGCTCAAGCAATCCAGGATTCTATACCTCCAGTCGGAAATCGTGAAGGTTGA